A region from the Campylobacter subantarcticus LMG 24377 genome encodes:
- the folP gene encoding dihydropteroate synthase, with product MKIIKINPNTHFDKICHYIKPHKAGEKIMSEKTQIHFFLIKDLRAPAANILKQDALRVGAELVTHKEVILGKEQTSALLMVTQDQAKKLIEKEKLQDFKLKNLALFLKSKFIKPTQPKIMGAINVNEDSFNAQSRVKENEVLEKIELMISQGADYIDIGAVSSRPGSVYCGKEEEFKRLKNTLDLIYKEKIYEKCIFSLDSFDEYCLEYALNKGFKLINDITGFKNENLAQLALSYKATYTLMHIQNTPQNMQDDPCYEDVLAELDSFFAQKLQRLSGLGLKDVILDIGIGFGKSPWHNMMLIKHLEHFLRFEKELLIGASRKSVINAYFQSNVEQRLAGTLYLHLEAFKNGASIIRVHDVYEHKQMFELAKAMNELSLEQ from the coding sequence ATGAAAATCATCAAAATCAATCCCAACACCCACTTTGATAAAATTTGTCACTATATCAAACCGCATAAGGCGGGAGAAAAGATTATGAGTGAGAAAACTCAAATTCATTTTTTTCTTATCAAAGACTTAAGAGCACCTGCTGCAAATATACTCAAGCAAGATGCATTAAGAGTGGGAGCTGAGCTTGTGACACATAAAGAGGTTATTTTGGGTAAGGAGCAAACTAGTGCCTTGCTTATGGTAACGCAAGATCAAGCTAAAAAACTCATAGAGAAAGAAAAATTGCAAGATTTTAAACTCAAAAATTTAGCATTATTTTTAAAGTCTAAATTTATTAAACCCACTCAACCAAAAATCATGGGTGCGATCAATGTCAATGAAGATAGTTTTAATGCGCAAAGCAGGGTTAAAGAAAATGAAGTTTTAGAAAAAATCGAACTCATGATCTCTCAAGGGGCTGATTATATAGATATAGGTGCGGTTTCTTCAAGACCTGGTAGTGTGTATTGTGGGAAGGAAGAAGAATTTAAGCGTTTAAAAAACACCTTAGATTTAATCTATAAAGAAAAAATTTATGAAAAATGTATTTTTAGTTTAGATAGCTTTGATGAGTATTGTTTAGAATATGCTTTAAACAAAGGCTTTAAGCTTATTAATGATATTACTGGTTTTAAAAATGAAAATTTGGCCCAACTAGCTTTAAGTTACAAAGCCACCTATACACTCATGCATATACAAAATACTCCGCAAAATATGCAAGATGACCCTTGTTATGAAGATGTATTAGCCGAGCTTGATAGTTTTTTTGCGCAAAAGTTACAAAGACTTAGTGGGCTTGGCTTAAAAGATGTGATTTTAGATATTGGTATTGGTTTTGGTAAAAGTCCTTGGCATAATATGATGTTAATTAAACACTTAGAGCATTTTTTGCGCTTTGAAAAGGAGCTTTTAATCGGAGCTAGTAGAAAAAGCGTGATTAATGCGTATTTTCAATCAAATGTAGAACAAAGACTTGCAGGTACGCTATATTTGCATTTAGAGGCTTTTAAAAATGGTGCAAGTATTATAAGGGTGCATGATGTATACGAGCATAAACAAATGTTTGAGCTTGCAAAAGCGATGAATGAACTTTCTTTGGAGCAATGA
- a CDS encoding FecCD family ABC transporter permease: MEEVIIRSLSMCSKNTLIYSMFVLAYFVVIVMALCLGEENINPLRLYEYVFIQNDTLNQMIIDTRLSRAVMAILIGMLLSSSGAITQNVFSNPIADPYIIGIASAATFGAIVAYLLGFEDYYYGIFAFICSSIFSFFVFKIASKTSISTLLIIGIATSSFLGAFTSFFTYVIGEDSFKVVAWLMGNIGLSSWYHVQILILPLLLSLLYFYINKNALNILLSGDEEAKNLGVDAYSLRIKLLIVSSLAVSFAVAFTGIIAFVGLIIPHVVRLIFKTYDNAIVIPYSVVFGGIFLLISDIIARTLLSPVQIPIGIITALFGSPIFLYLALKSKKGF; encoded by the coding sequence ATGGAAGAAGTTATTATACGGAGTTTAAGTATGTGTTCTAAAAACACTTTAATTTACTCCATGTTTGTTTTGGCTTATTTTGTGGTTATTGTAATGGCGTTATGCTTAGGTGAAGAAAATATCAATCCTTTGCGGTTGTATGAGTATGTTTTTATACAGAATGACACTTTAAATCAAATGATCATAGATACTCGTTTAAGTAGGGCGGTTATGGCTATTTTGATTGGAATGTTATTATCAAGTAGTGGAGCTATTACTCAAAATGTATTTTCAAACCCCATAGCAGATCCTTATATCATAGGTATTGCTTCAGCAGCTACTTTTGGGGCTATTGTTGCTTATTTATTGGGCTTTGAAGATTATTATTATGGAATTTTTGCCTTTATTTGTTCGAGTATTTTTTCTTTTTTTGTTTTTAAAATCGCTTCTAAAACTTCCATTAGTACATTGTTGATTATTGGTATTGCTACATCATCTTTTTTAGGGGCTTTTACTTCATTCTTTACTTATGTTATTGGAGAAGACTCTTTTAAGGTTGTAGCTTGGTTGATGGGAAATATTGGCTTAAGTTCTTGGTATCATGTGCAAATTCTTATCTTGCCTTTGCTTTTGAGTTTATTGTATTTTTATATCAATAAAAATGCCTTAAATATTTTGCTAAGTGGAGATGAAGAGGCTAAAAATTTAGGAGTTGATGCATATAGTTTAAGGATAAAACTTTTGATCGTTTCTTCATTAGCTGTATCTTTTGCTGTGGCTTTTACGGGGATTATAGCTTTTGTTGGTTTGATTATACCGCATGTTGTGAGATTGATTTTTAAAACCTATGATAATGCTATTGTGATCCCATACTCTGTTGTTTTTGGCGGTATTTTTTTGCTCATTAGTGATATTATAGCAAGGACTTTACTTTCTCCTGTTCAAATACCCATAGGTATTATTACTGCTTTGTTTGGTTCGCCTATATTTTTATATTTAGCTTTGAAGTCAAAAAAAGGATTTTGA
- a CDS encoding ABC transporter substrate-binding protein — protein MKKILLFISIVISFVYSKERLVVLDPASVETIFMLGGADEIVGIAKLQYSSIYPEEKTKNIPSVGTFSNPSVEKIVSLRPSLVILSEYSFSLKPMLDQFKIKSIVLQSKNLEDIKENILILAKLIHKEEQGQKLLEYFQNELKQLQEQAKNKNVIYLYSAQPLMAFNDNSLIADILRLLGFFNVSPKSKVSRPILSQEYILKQNPDMIILGMGANKQSLLDYSLLKSTKAWKQNCIIINDHTHELLRLSPKILDRIKKFKTILSKC, from the coding sequence ATGAAAAAAATATTATTGTTTATAAGTATTGTGATTAGCTTTGTGTATTCTAAAGAGCGTTTAGTGGTGTTAGATCCTGCTAGTGTTGAGACTATATTTATGCTTGGTGGGGCAGATGAGATTGTTGGTATTGCTAAGTTGCAATATTCTAGTATTTATCCAGAAGAAAAGACTAAAAATATCCCAAGTGTAGGGACTTTTTCTAACCCTTCAGTGGAAAAAATTGTTTCCTTACGGCCAAGTTTAGTTATTTTGAGTGAATATTCTTTTAGTCTAAAACCCATGTTAGATCAGTTTAAAATCAAAAGCATTGTATTACAATCAAAAAATTTAGAAGATATCAAAGAAAATATTCTCATCTTAGCAAAGCTTATTCATAAAGAGGAGCAAGGTCAAAAACTTTTGGAATATTTTCAAAATGAACTTAAACAACTTCAAGAGCAAGCTAAAAATAAAAATGTTATATATTTGTATTCAGCTCAACCTTTGATGGCTTTTAATGATAATTCTTTGATCGCAGATATTTTAAGATTATTAGGTTTTTTTAATGTTAGTCCCAAAAGCAAGGTTTCAAGACCCATTCTTTCTCAAGAGTATATCTTAAAGCAAAATCCTGACATGATCATACTTGGAATGGGTGCAAACAAACAAAGCTTATTGGATTATTCTTTATTAAAATCCACCAAGGCTTGGAAGCAAAATTGTATCATTATAAATGATCATACCCATGAATTGTTAAGATTAAGTCCAAAAATACTTGATAGAATTAAAAAATTTAAAACAATACTTTCTAAGTGCTAA
- a CDS encoding HobA family DNA replication regulator codes for MSNSFLKFTLEQIRENGTYASWLEERRLEWSPLIASKLVLLLQGYTFIVITDEQRMWFEEYFLSQINASNTRPLVPFVSLKGIYNKACNTQEDIDLLNDLLSVSFPNGYAFFYIGTNTGFKFKIANSKAESMLWLFDEQLQNSFYLSSRDKELDYKLISLYKVFEQSLEAVLFSKVEI; via the coding sequence ATGAGTAATAGTTTTTTAAAATTTACCCTAGAACAAATCCGAGAAAATGGCACTTATGCAAGTTGGTTAGAAGAAAGGCGTCTTGAGTGGTCGCCTTTGATTGCTTCTAAACTAGTTTTGCTTTTACAAGGTTATACTTTTATTGTGATTACTGATGAGCAAAGAATGTGGTTTGAAGAGTATTTTTTAAGCCAAATTAATGCTAGCAACACAAGACCTTTAGTGCCTTTTGTGTCTTTAAAAGGAATTTATAATAAAGCTTGCAATACCCAAGAAGATATAGATTTACTAAATGATCTTTTAAGTGTTTCTTTTCCTAATGGTTATGCGTTTTTTTATATAGGGACTAATACAGGTTTTAAATTTAAAATCGCTAATTCTAAAGCAGAAAGTATGCTTTGGCTTTTTGATGAGCAGTTGCAAAACAGCTTTTATCTTTCCTCGCGTGATAAAGAGTTAGATTATAAACTCATTTCTTTGTATAAAGTGTTTGAACAAAGCTTAGAAGCGGTACTTTTTTCTAAGGTAGAAATTTGA
- a CDS encoding aspartate kinase, producing MLIVQKYGGTSVGTLERIDEVAKRVAKSKKTCDKLVVVVSAMSGVTNELIDFAHHFSKNPSGREMDMLLSSGERVTSSLLAIALNEMGLKAVAFSGRNAGIITDDVYTKARIEHIETSNLTKALDEGYIVVVAGFQGVDKMGNVTTLGRGGSDLSAVALAGALKADLCEIYTDVDGVYTTDPRIEPKAKKLDRISYEEMLELASLGAKVLQNRSVELAKKLNVKLVTRSSFNENEGTIITKEENMEQALVSGIALDKNQARVTLRNIDDKPGIAAAIFSTLADENINVDMIIQNVGVDGATNLGFTVPENELDLATNAMRKVLGANAIIETDSAVVKVSVVGVGMKSHSGVASAAFQALANENINIQMISTSEIKISMIVHEKYGELAVRVLHEVYKLDI from the coding sequence ATGCTGATCGTACAAAAATATGGAGGAACAAGCGTAGGAACGCTAGAACGCATTGATGAGGTCGCTAAAAGAGTAGCTAAAAGCAAAAAAACTTGCGATAAGCTAGTTGTGGTAGTTTCAGCGATGAGTGGGGTTACTAATGAGCTTATTGATTTTGCGCACCATTTTAGTAAAAACCCTTCAGGCCGTGAGATGGATATGCTTTTAAGTAGTGGTGAGCGTGTAACTTCATCTTTGCTTGCTATTGCTTTAAATGAAATGGGTTTAAAAGCGGTTGCATTTTCAGGTCGCAACGCAGGGATCATCACAGATGATGTATATACTAAAGCAAGAATTGAGCATATTGAAACTTCAAATCTTACAAAAGCTCTAGATGAGGGTTATATCGTAGTGGTTGCGGGTTTTCAAGGTGTTGATAAAATGGGTAATGTTACTACTTTGGGTCGTGGCGGAAGCGACTTGAGTGCGGTAGCTTTAGCGGGAGCTTTAAAAGCAGATTTATGCGAGATATACACAGATGTAGATGGGGTTTATACGACAGATCCTAGGATAGAACCTAAGGCTAAAAAACTAGATAGAATTTCTTATGAAGAGATGTTAGAACTTGCAAGTTTAGGAGCTAAAGTTTTACAAAATCGCTCAGTAGAATTAGCTAAAAAATTAAATGTTAAACTAGTAACTAGAAGCAGTTTTAATGAAAATGAAGGGACGATTATTACTAAGGAGGAAAATATGGAACAAGCTTTGGTTAGCGGTATAGCATTAGATAAAAACCAAGCAAGAGTAACATTAAGGAATATCGATGATAAACCAGGAATTGCAGCTGCGATTTTTAGTACTTTGGCAGATGAAAACATTAATGTGGATATGATCATTCAAAATGTAGGAGTAGATGGAGCTACTAATCTAGGCTTTACTGTGCCAGAAAATGAATTAGATTTAGCGACCAATGCTATGAGAAAAGTTTTAGGAGCTAATGCCATTATAGAAACAGATAGTGCGGTAGTAAAAGTGTCTGTTGTAGGTGTAGGTATGAAGTCACATTCTGGTGTTGCTTCGGCTGCTTTTCAGGCTTTAGCTAATGAAAACATCAATATACAAATGATCTCTACAAGCGAAATCAAAATTTCAATGATCGTACATGAAAAATACGGCGAATTAGCTGTAAGAGTACTACATGAAGTTTATAAACTAGATATATAA
- the ligA gene encoding NAD-dependent DNA ligase LigA — protein sequence MTYQEYLEKVKLAKEWMRAYYEDDEPLASDEEYDKLIRELKEFEVKYPEKIAKDSPTQNIAPTIQSEFHKLAHSAKMWSMEDVFDEAELRAWAKRAKCEFDFFIEPKFDGASLNLTYENGILISGATRGDGEVGEDITLNVKEISNIPQSIPYKDKIEIRGEVVILKEDFEKINEKRAKEGLSLFANPRNGASGSLRQLDTSITKERNLKFYPWGVGENSLEFKKHSEVMEFIRSLGFLKDDFVFCVKTLDEVLERYHELLEKRDQKPMMMDGMVVRVDDLAHCEFLGYTVKFPKFMAAFKFPALEKTTTLLGVNLQVGRSGVITPVAVLDPVNLDGVVVKSATLHNFDEIARLGVMIGDSVSVIRSGDVIPKITKVFTQRRDGLESKISKPTLCPECSSELLDEGAFLKCQNLDCKARLVNSIIHFVSKKCLNIDGLGENIVELLFKEGKITNIESIFFLKYSDFEGLEGFKEKKINNLLSAIENAKKCPLSRFITALGIEHIGEVAAKKLAQSFGFEWFMQSYEAYANLEGFGEQMAKSLEEFTHVNANRIEHFYEILHLEDEKKELVLNENISNKTFVITGTLSKSRDHFKELIESFGAKVSSSVSKKTDFVLYGSEAGSKLEKAQSLGVKCINEAEFNALLGGADEV from the coding sequence ATGACTTATCAAGAGTATTTAGAAAAAGTAAAACTAGCAAAAGAATGGATGAGGGCTTACTATGAAGATGATGAGCCTTTAGCAAGCGATGAGGAGTATGATAAACTCATTAGAGAGTTGAAAGAATTTGAAGTAAAATACCCTGAAAAAATTGCTAAAGATTCTCCTACGCAAAATATCGCCCCGACAATACAAAGTGAATTCCACAAGCTTGCGCATAGTGCAAAAATGTGGTCTATGGAAGATGTTTTTGATGAAGCTGAGCTTAGAGCTTGGGCAAAAAGAGCCAAATGTGAGTTTGATTTTTTCATAGAACCTAAATTTGATGGAGCAAGTTTAAATCTTACTTATGAAAATGGCATTTTAATTAGCGGTGCTACAAGAGGCGATGGAGAAGTAGGCGAAGATATTACTTTAAATGTAAAAGAGATATCAAATATACCTCAAAGCATACCTTATAAAGATAAGATAGAAATTCGTGGCGAAGTGGTGATTTTAAAAGAAGATTTTGAAAAAATCAATGAAAAAAGAGCTAAAGAGGGCTTAAGTTTATTTGCAAATCCACGCAATGGGGCAAGTGGCTCGCTAAGACAGCTTGACACAAGTATTACAAAAGAAAGAAATTTAAAATTTTACCCTTGGGGAGTAGGGGAGAATTCTTTGGAGTTTAAGAAGCACTCTGAAGTGATGGAGTTTATAAGAAGTCTTGGTTTTTTAAAAGATGACTTTGTTTTTTGTGTGAAAACTTTAGATGAGGTTTTGGAAAGATATCATGAGCTTTTAGAAAAAAGAGATCAAAAGCCTATGATGATGGATGGTATGGTTGTAAGGGTAGATGACTTAGCCCATTGTGAATTTTTAGGCTATACTGTGAAATTTCCAAAATTTATGGCAGCATTTAAATTTCCTGCTTTGGAAAAAACTACCACCTTGCTTGGAGTGAATTTACAAGTAGGAAGAAGCGGAGTGATCACTCCTGTGGCAGTGCTAGATCCTGTAAATTTAGATGGAGTGGTGGTGAAGTCTGCGACCTTGCATAATTTTGATGAGATAGCAAGACTGGGAGTGATGATAGGCGATAGTGTAAGTGTGATAAGAAGTGGCGATGTGATACCAAAAATCACCAAAGTTTTCACCCAAAGGCGTGATGGTTTAGAAAGCAAAATCTCCAAACCAACTCTTTGTCCTGAGTGTTCTAGTGAGCTTTTAGATGAAGGTGCTTTTTTAAAATGCCAAAACTTAGACTGCAAGGCAAGACTTGTAAATTCCATTATACATTTTGTATCCAAAAAGTGTTTAAATATAGACGGCCTTGGAGAAAACATCGTCGAGCTTTTATTTAAAGAAGGAAAAATCACCAACATAGAGAGTATATTTTTCTTAAAATACAGTGATTTTGAAGGTTTAGAAGGCTTTAAAGAGAAAAAAATCAACAATCTTCTAAGTGCTATTGAAAATGCAAAAAAATGCCCTTTATCAAGATTTATCACTGCATTGGGTATAGAGCATATTGGCGAAGTAGCGGCTAAAAAGCTGGCACAATCTTTTGGCTTTGAATGGTTTATGCAAAGTTATGAAGCTTATGCGAATTTAGAAGGCTTTGGCGAACAAATGGCTAAAAGCTTAGAAGAATTTACTCATGTCAACGCAAACCGTATTGAGCATTTTTATGAAATTTTACACTTAGAAGATGAGAAAAAAGAGCTTGTTTTAAATGAAAATATTTCTAATAAAACCTTTGTGATCACGGGTACTTTAAGCAAATCACGCGATCATTTTAAAGAGTTGATCGAAAGTTTTGGTGCAAAAGTAAGCTCAAGTGTGTCTAAAAAAACTGACTTTGTATTATATGGAAGTGAAGCAGGCTCAAAGCTTGAAAAAGCACAAAGTTTAGGGGTTAAGTGTATCAATGAAGCCGAGTTTAATGCCCTTTTAGGTGGTGCTGATGAGGTTTGA
- a CDS encoding RNA pyrophosphohydrolase: MEKEKKYRPNVAAIVLSSAYPFECKILLAKRNDMEDIWQFPQGGIDEGEDVKSALFRELKEEIGTDEIEILAEHPEWISYDFPAKVAQKMYPYDGQSQKYFLVKLKNKAIINLDTKNPEFDAYKLVDLDQVYDMINHFKKPIYIKVLKHFKERGYI; this comes from the coding sequence ATGGAAAAAGAAAAAAAATACAGGCCAAATGTAGCTGCTATAGTGTTATCATCAGCTTATCCTTTTGAGTGTAAAATTTTACTTGCTAAACGCAATGATATGGAAGATATATGGCAGTTCCCTCAAGGTGGCATTGATGAGGGGGAAGATGTTAAAAGCGCATTGTTTAGAGAATTAAAAGAAGAAATAGGCACAGATGAGATTGAAATTTTAGCCGAACATCCTGAGTGGATTAGTTATGATTTTCCGGCTAAAGTCGCACAGAAGATGTATCCTTATGATGGACAAAGCCAAAAATATTTCTTAGTGAAGTTAAAAAACAAAGCCATAATCAATCTTGACACTAAAAATCCAGAATTTGATGCTTATAAGCTTGTTGATTTAGATCAAGTTTATGACATGATAAATCATTTTAAAAAACCTATATACATCAAAGTATTGAAACATTTTAAAGAAAGGGGGTATATTTAA
- a CDS encoding DNA polymerase III subunit delta' codes for MQEKLIEEYGQKNLRFFIPKNPDLELRLNDLTYDKNAQATARAIMKESYMAEAHAKIIVILAKSFREEAQNFLLKLFEEPPKNVYFIIVAPSKNVFLPTILSRFMIEKHKIQREKISLNLDLKKMDLANVLAFLKKYENIDKQECLELISALSYECFKQDIKLNDEEIDFFYKAYELAKLNAKPSVLLSTIVLFLHERKQ; via the coding sequence ATGCAAGAAAAACTCATAGAAGAATATGGACAAAAAAACCTTAGATTTTTCATACCTAAAAATCCCGACTTAGAACTAAGACTAAATGACCTAACTTATGATAAAAATGCTCAAGCAACTGCAAGAGCTATTATGAAAGAAAGCTATATGGCTGAAGCACATGCTAAAATCATTGTCATACTAGCAAAATCTTTTCGTGAAGAAGCGCAAAATTTTTTACTAAAACTTTTTGAAGAGCCACCAAAAAATGTGTATTTTATCATTGTAGCGCCATCTAAGAATGTATTTTTACCTACCATACTTTCAAGGTTTATGATAGAAAAGCATAAAATTCAAAGGGAAAAAATAAGCCTAAATTTAGATCTTAAAAAAATGGATCTTGCAAATGTTTTAGCATTTTTAAAAAAATACGAAAATATAGATAAACAAGAGTGTTTAGAGCTTATTAGTGCTTTAAGTTATGAGTGTTTTAAGCAAGATATCAAGCTAAATGATGAAGAGATCGACTTTTTTTATAAAGCTTATGAATTAGCTAAGTTAAATGCCAAGCCATCAGTTTTGCTTAGCACGATAGTTTTATTTTTACATGAGAGAAAACAATGA
- the hemW gene encoding radical SAM family heme chaperone HemW, with the protein MHLYIHVPFCESKCFYCSFTSLKKKDFEKDYLNALMQDIKYQLDFFKVAKNSIKTVFIGGGTPSLMDIHFYEKIFIFLQAYLKQECEITIETNPNSSNFSWLSTIKNLGFNRISFGAQSFHEKKLQFLGRIHDQKAIFKSIENAKKAGFDTINLDLIYDTKLDDTKMLDYEISKLALLDINHVSAYNLTIEEKTRFAKKFHYKKNAPRLAKYFIKAIESLGYKQYEISNFGQICKHNLAYWQGKDYIGCGLSAVGFLKNQRFYTKKNLKDYINDPCFREIENLNLQDLRLEHIFLGLRSLIGIEETKLEPLEREKAMFLSKKGKLVYKKGIFYNTNYLLSDELVLYIST; encoded by the coding sequence ATGCATTTATATATCCATGTACCATTTTGCGAGAGCAAATGTTTTTATTGTTCTTTTACCTCGCTTAAAAAAAAGGACTTTGAAAAAGATTACTTAAACGCTTTAATGCAAGATATAAAATACCAACTAGATTTTTTTAAAGTTGCCAAAAACTCTATAAAGACTGTTTTTATAGGTGGTGGCACTCCTAGTTTAATGGATATACATTTTTATGAAAAAATTTTTATATTTTTGCAAGCTTATTTAAAGCAAGAATGTGAAATCACCATTGAAACTAATCCTAATTCTAGTAATTTTTCATGGCTAAGCACTATAAAAAATTTAGGTTTTAATCGCATTTCTTTTGGCGCGCAAAGCTTTCATGAAAAAAAATTACAATTTCTTGGGCGTATTCATGATCAAAAAGCCATCTTTAAGAGTATAGAAAATGCCAAAAAAGCAGGATTTGACACTATCAACCTAGACTTAATCTATGATACAAAATTAGATGATACTAAAATGCTTGATTATGAAATTTCAAAATTAGCCTTGCTAGATATTAACCATGTAAGTGCTTATAATTTAACTATAGAAGAAAAAACTAGATTTGCTAAAAAATTTCACTATAAAAAAAATGCACCACGCCTTGCGAAGTATTTTATCAAGGCGATTGAAAGCCTTGGCTATAAACAATACGAAATCAGCAATTTTGGACAAATTTGCAAGCACAACCTTGCTTACTGGCAGGGAAAAGACTATATAGGCTGTGGTTTAAGCGCGGTAGGATTTTTAAAAAATCAAAGATTTTACACCAAGAAAAATTTAAAAGATTATATCAATGATCCTTGTTTTAGAGAGATTGAAAATTTAAATTTACAAGATTTACGCTTAGAGCATATTTTCTTAGGACTTAGAAGTCTTATAGGCATAGAAGAAACAAAACTTGAACCTTTAGAAAGAGAAAAAGCGATGTTTCTTAGCAAAAAAGGGAAGCTAGTTTATAAAAAAGGTATTTTTTATAATACTAACTACCTCTTAAGCGATGAATTAGTCTTATATATTAGCACTTAG
- a CDS encoding ABC transporter ATP-binding protein, with protein MIKIHNLYFSYGHKTILENINISLKHQTFLGILGPNGSGKSTLLKLLLKDLVPNQGEIVLLGENVNHINTKDISRLIGLVPQKSKLQAPLKVVDVLLMGKYNALKYSFSSYTHEDIKEVKNYAKTLQCEHLLYRNILSLSGGEFQKILLIRALLKNPKILFLDEPTSALDLKYSIEILKFCEQLIHEKNISIVAILHDLNLASIFCDQLVFLKDGKVRYFDSAHKLFTPEILYEIYGLKCEVIYKNARPYVLALKG; from the coding sequence ATGATTAAAATTCATAATTTGTATTTTTCATATGGCCATAAAACAATACTTGAAAATATCAATATCAGTCTAAAACATCAAACATTCTTAGGTATTTTAGGTCCAAATGGATCTGGAAAAAGTACTTTATTAAAGTTACTATTGAAAGATTTAGTGCCAAATCAAGGTGAAATTGTTTTATTAGGCGAAAATGTGAATCATATTAACACAAAAGACATATCACGTCTAATAGGGCTAGTACCACAAAAATCTAAACTCCAAGCTCCTTTAAAGGTTGTAGATGTTTTGCTAATGGGAAAATATAACGCACTAAAGTATTCTTTTTCAAGTTATACTCATGAAGATATAAAAGAAGTGAAAAATTACGCAAAAACACTACAATGTGAGCATTTGTTGTATAGAAATATCTTATCTTTAAGTGGGGGAGAATTCCAAAAAATCCTCCTTATAAGGGCTTTATTAAAAAATCCAAAAATACTTTTCCTAGATGAGCCTACTTCAGCTTTAGATTTAAAATACTCTATAGAAATTTTAAAATTTTGTGAGCAACTTATCCATGAAAAAAATATCTCTATTGTGGCTATTTTGCATGATTTAAATTTGGCTTCGATTTTTTGCGATCAATTGGTATTTTTAAAAGATGGAAAAGTTCGGTATTTTGACAGTGCACATAAGCTTTTTACTCCTGAAATTTTATATGAAATTTATGGATTAAAATGCGAAGTGATTTATAAAAATGCAAGACCATATGTTTTAGCTTTGAAGGGATAA
- a CDS encoding TlyA family RNA methyltransferase has protein sequence MRFDVFVSTKLNISRNKACELIENKQILLNGEFKKTSFKLTSLNPLEDESLKLTLLEELFVSRAAFKLKYFLHEHAFTIKDKICLDIGSSTGGFVQILHQNKAKHITALDVGSNQLHESLRNLENLQICENTDLREFKSEILYDVITCDVSFISLTHLIFHIDKFAKDLIILLFKPQFEVGKNTKRDKNGVVKDTKAIKNAKENFEKACAKLGWILQVSQESQLKGKEGNVEFFYAYRKN, from the coding sequence ATGAGGTTTGATGTTTTTGTAAGTACAAAACTAAACATTTCTCGTAATAAAGCTTGCGAGCTTATAGAAAACAAGCAAATTTTACTCAATGGCGAGTTTAAAAAGACTTCTTTTAAACTCACATCTTTAAATCCTTTAGAAGATGAGAGTTTAAAACTCACACTTTTAGAAGAGCTTTTTGTAAGTAGAGCCGCTTTTAAACTCAAGTATTTTTTACACGAGCATGCATTTACTATAAAAGATAAAATTTGTTTAGATATAGGCTCATCAACCGGAGGCTTTGTGCAAATTTTACACCAAAACAAGGCTAAACATATCACTGCTTTAGATGTGGGTTCTAACCAACTTCATGAGAGTTTAAGAAATTTAGAAAATCTTCAAATTTGTGAAAATACCGATTTACGTGAGTTTAAAAGCGAAATTTTATATGATGTTATCACTTGTGATGTGAGTTTTATATCTTTAACGCATTTGATTTTTCATATAGATAAATTTGCTAAAGATCTTATCATCTTACTTTTTAAACCTCAATTTGAAGTAGGTAAAAACACTAAGCGCGATAAAAATGGAGTGGTAAAAGATACAAAAGCCATTAAAAATGCCAAAGAAAACTTTGAAAAAGCCTGTGCAAAACTTGGTTGGATCTTACAAGTAAGTCAAGAGTCACAGTTAAAAGGAAAAGAAGGCAATGTTGAGTTTTTCTACGCCTATAGAAAAAACTAA